The following is a genomic window from Tachysurus fulvidraco isolate hzauxx_2018 chromosome 24, HZAU_PFXX_2.0, whole genome shotgun sequence.
acagacagacagatagacagacaggcagacacacagacagacaggcagacagacagacagacagatagacagacaggcagacacacagacaggcagacagacagacagacaggcctaCTTGTTGATCCAGTTGCACTTGGCTACAATGGCAGTTAATATCTAACTAGCTATGTAGAAATAATCTAAATGCATATTTAGCAGAATTGTTGTATTGTTGCAGCGTATGATGTTTATCCATATCCAGTAAAATAGAGCTGTATGTTATGGACGCTGAGAAATcgcatacagtataaaatgttcTGCTCGGCGTTTACTGCATTTGGTTCTGCTAGTGtctaatgctgtaaatgtaaatacatggCAACACTCATTTacataatatttgtttttaagagAAATATGGGCACTTGTGACTTCTATTAACACaattatatttagaaaaaaatcctcATTATTGTTGTCTTTTCTGCTGCTGTATTATTAATGGTCATTTAATAATGGTCATTAATGTCTGTGATATTATCTGTCATAGCTGGTTAGGAAATGCTAAATCTGGCTccactctgtctgtgtctgtggctAAAATCCTTAAACTAAAGCTCAAGTTGAAATGCACTGGGCAAATGGTATCAACTAACGAGCCACTTACTGtgtcttgcaaaagtattcatacctgCTGAACTTTtccacgttacaaccacaaagaaaaatgtattttattgggattttatgaaatggACCGAAaggaagtggaatgaaaattataaatggtgtccaaatttatttattttattttacaaataaatatctgaaaagtgtggtgtgcatttgtattcagcttCCTTCAttctgatacccctaactaaaatccagtgaaaccaactgccttcagaagtcacttcattagtaaatagagtgcagctgtgtgtaatttaatctcagtataaatacagctgttctgtgaagccctcagaagtgtgttagagaacattagtgaacaagcAGCATCAtaaagaccaaagaacacaccagacaggtcagggataaagtgcAGAAGTTTAAAGCCgggttaggttataaattaatatcccaaaCCTTCAACATCTTACAGAGAActggcacaactgcaagcctaccaagatATAGCAAGGAGGCCCATGGTAAACTCTGCAGAGATcccacagctcaggtgggactattagtcgtgcactccacaaatctgctCTTTATGGAAGGGtagcaagaagaaagccattgttgaaagaaaacCATAAGAAATCCCGTTTGCGGCAAGCCGtgtgggggacacagcaagccgtgtgggggacacagcaagccgtgtgggggacacagcaagccgcgtgggggacacagcaagccgcgtgggggacacagcaagccgcgtgggggacacagcaagcCGTGTGGGGaacacagcaagcatgtggaagaaggtgctctggtcagatgagaccaaaattgaactctttggccaaaattcaaaatgttATGTGTGGTGGAAACCTAACACCgaacatcaccctgaacacaccatccccaccgtgaaacatggtggtggcagcatcgtgTTGTGGGggtgcttttcttcagcagttacagggaagctggtcagagttgataggatgatggatggagccaaatacagggcaatcttagatgaaaacctgttagagtctgcaaaagacttgagactgagGTGAcggttcaccttccagcaagacaatgaccctaaacatacagccagagctacaatggagtggtttagatcaaagcacaTTCATGTGTTAAAACtgcccagtcaaagtccagacctaaatccaattgagacTTGAAAATCTGATTTGAGGCGAGACTTaaatcgctgttcacagacgctgccatccaatctgactgagcttgagctattgtgcagagaagaatgggcaaaaatttcactctctagatgtgcaaagctggtagagacaaaccccaaaagacttgcagctgtaattgccctcagtggggctgaatacaaatgcacgccacacttttcagatatttatttgtaaacaaagatttggacaccatttatcattttccttctgcTTCACAATTTTGTGCCACTTAATtcccaataaaatacaattttgtttgtggtcgtaacgtgtcaaaatgtggaaaagttcattgggtatgaatacttttgcaaggcactgtatcaGTTTTAGAATCAATCAGTTCATAGATGAATATTGAGTGCTTTGTTAAGTTTTGTCTTTCACCTGTCTTCAGTCCCTAATTATTCTGTCATTTCTCCTCATAATCAGTTTTATTGATCCTTTTCTAGCCCTGTTCTTGCATATAGTTATAAAAACATGCACACCTCCACATGCATAAGTAAATGCTCGtgacaaaatatatatgtatacacatgGGTAATAAATGCGACCTGAGCTTCTGTGAAGTATTTCGacttcagttcagcattcaaaacaatcatcatcatatcaAAGTTGGCTGATGACACTCGAGCTGTGAATCTCATCAGATATCAGTGAGTCAGCAAACAGAGAGGACGTTGAGCAGCTCGCAGAGCGATTCAGAGACAAGAGTAAGTCTCTTAATTCTGATAAGATAATCGACGTATGGAGCCGTGGAGACCCAGCAGCACCTCCACAAATGAACCAACAGGATCATCTGTAGCAGTACCACAGCTGTGCTATTCCCTGAGGCAGTCAAATGATTCAACACCCTGTTGCCTTCCAAGGCTTATGAGTCAAACACCTACCCCAGCATGACTCAATACTACTGCTCACCACACTTTACAGAGATTcattatttgcatttacatttacatttatggcatttggcagatgccgtCATCCAGAACAACTTGCAATGTACTTTGAAGGCCCTTTCAATAAATATATCCTGACACTGGGTCACTAGAGCACAGCCTATAGTGTACTATAGAAGagtctacagtatatactcTGATGGGAACAACACTTGCTAATAAGGCACTTCAGGAAGAGGTCGGTCTTTAGACATTATTTGAAGACAGGGAACCAGCACAGATAAGAGACTTGCTGCAGGTCTTCCTTGATcatgagagatggtgggacgtgtaaggcagtgctggaggatctgagAGAGCTTGTGCAAGGTGTGATCAGTGGTGTGAGGAAAGAGGGTGGtccattttttgttttgaatttccTGAAAGAGTTGTGAGAGACAAATAAACAGTTGATTTGTAAAACAGTGCATTCAAggattttagaaagaaaagagagaagtgattATGTAGTTATCTGTAGATGCTGATGTCTGAGGGATACAGATCTCTTCAGAGTTGGAATAACCCTCTTGAATTACTCTCTTGAAGGCTGTTGGTATATGACCAGATATTAGGAGCCGACATATGGTCTGGAGCACAGTGGAAGGGATTGGATCCAGTCAGCAGATAATGGCAGTGAAGGAGAAAGGGAATGCTGGATGTGTAGTTTAGCAGTACTCGGGGCATAAAAAtggaatttttttcattatgaaAGAAGATGAAGTCATCAGCAGTCAGGGAGGACGGATGTTGAGAATGTGGCCATTCAGAAAAGACCATGTTTGGCAAATACAGCTGATGAATGAATATGTAGTGAGGCATAGATTTATTTGTAAGCCGTTTTTACACAGAGAATGTGATTTCTTGGGCATACGCACATGTGGGAGCTCCTAGTGGTAGACAAATGTAATCGCAGGTAAATCGATatgattatgtttatttttgtaaatcatATCAGCTAAATAAAAGACAGCACAGTcggaaagtaaaataaatgatcttttctggcaaaggaaaaaaaattgggaCATTTGAATATTTACATGGTGTCATGTGTGGAATTATATTTAAGTTGACCACTCATAAAAGTGACCAAATAAActatttattactgtatttcCTGCCACATTATCTATATCTCCTGATCAGTGATGTTCATCGTCTGAGACCTCCAGACATGCTGCATGCTTTCTGTAACAGGAAGTGGCTAAAGGAACTGTGAAATGAAAGCAGGGCTGTTTAGCATGTATGGTGATTGGGCTGTTTCTTTATGTGAATGAGTTGTACATGAGCAGATAAATTCAGAATGTGTAGAATTCATcaaagactatatatatatatatatatatatatatatatatatatatatatatatatatatatatatatatatatatatatatatcattaacTAACACCAAGTGTATCTTGTTCTTCTTAGATTGCTCAAAGACATGCAGCTATGATTCCATACAAGCAGACTGGTCCACCTTCCAAGACTTCAACAGAATCTTTACATGGGACATGAAAGTGGAAGCTTCCAAGTCATTTCAGCTAGAGTTTCCAGCTTCAGGAATGAGACAGATCCAGTCATCAGAAGAATGTGCAGACAAACAAGTTTACTCACTCTTAATGTATTCGAGGGACGGACCAGTGAACCTCGGCAAATTCTGTCAAAACGGCACAATCACTCGCATGCAGGTTGTTTGGAAAGGGCGCTTGACTCTTGAGGTTGGCAAAGGAACAACCCCGAGCTCATTTGCCATCAAATACTCTGAGGCTGTTGGTAAGAACAGCAGtgcactcattcactcacacttgGTACATTTTATCTGGTCTGATCTAAACCTATACTGGGAATATCGTGTGTGCGGCGGAAACAGATAACATTTGAATATTCACAGTGCAGTGGCTCCTTTATCGGTGTATATGATAAGATATGTAACTGTTTTATTGGTGTATCCGATCTGTAATATACAGTgtcgcttgaaagtttgtgaatcCTTTAAAAATTCCTACATTTCTGCATAAATGTTACCCAAATCATCGTCAGATGTTCACACAAGTCCTACAAgcacacaaagtgaacacaataacacaaatgagcatattaacaatattatacctcttcatttaattattgagaaatATGATCCAGCATTACAGATCTGTGACTTGTAACCTTTGTTGAATATGTGAACCTTTGCTTTCAGTATCTGTTATGAGCCCTTGTGCAGCAATAACTGTGAGTAAAGTTTCTGGTAACTTTTGATCAGTCCTGCACAACAGCTTAAAAGAATTTTAACCACAGTATAGAGAACAGCTTCAACACTAGATTTTGTTGGGTGTCCTCACATGAAATGTTTGCGTCAGGTCCttccacaatttttcttttggattaaaGTCAGGACTTTGACATGgccattctaaaacattatctttgttcCCCTTTAATCATTATTTGGTAGAAAGACGGGTGCTTGTGATTGTTGTCTTTGTGCATGACTAattttttcttgagattcagttcatggacagatgtcttgttatttttatttagatatcACTGCTataattctgaattcattgtAATGATGGCAAACTGTTCTGGCCCAGATACAGAAATACAGGcccaaagcatgatactaccaccaccatgttacaCAGAATTTCTAAGGTTCTTATGATTCTCTAAAAAGAATGCTTCTTATTTTAAGACAGAaggttttattttggttttattcctccacaaattatttttccaatagtCCTCTGGCTTGCCAACATGATCTTTAGCAAACATCATGGGCGGCAATGTTGTGACTATTTCTCCTCGTGACTCGGCACACCGAgggtgttcagtgttcacctgatAGCAGACTCATGATCATTAACATAAGCCAAAGTAAAAGAGGCCTTTAGTTGATTAGAAGTTCCCCTGTATTCCTTTCTTACCCAACAGACTGATACATGTCTTGCTTTTGgagtgatctttgttggttgaACTTCTGGGAATGTACCAACAGTCTTAAATTTCCTCTGTTTGTACAGAGTCTATATGACTTTGAGTCTAAACTCTTAAGAGATGAtgttataaccttttccagctCGGTGAGCAACAATAACTCTGTTTCTGAAGTCCTTTTTTCTGAAATCTCCCTTGTTCGTGCCACGATCcacttccacaaacacacgTCATGAACGTCAGACTTTAATACATCTCCGtttctttatataaaatagGACACACGTGGAAAACTGATCGTCACCTCATTGACTGAAATCAGATGGACTCTAATTTGACcttcaaattaaatattaatcctagaggttcacatacttttgtcaCTCACAGAAATATAATATCTGAACATGTTccaagtataatatatttgtctgatttgtttgATTGGGTTCACTTTGTCTGCTCTTGGGACTTGTGTGAAAAATGATGTTTTGGTCATATTCAAGTGacactgtatatttatagaCATTTGCCTAATTACTCAACACTTAACATAGACACCAGTTGATTAGTGAATGAATAGATAAATGAATCActgttgtatttaaatgtgatcACTCCTTTTCTGTAGACTCGGCGGTGGCTATAGATGCCGTCCTTCCTCGTGGTCTGTCGAGCACAGATTTCCTCAGCGCTAGCGGCATCCCTAAAGATTATACAGTGAAATGGAACTTTGTGTTACCTCTCAAGCATAACTTCACAGTTGATTTTGTGAAATACATCCAGCCAGAATGCCAAAGCAAACAAGTTAAAGTGATCTACCAGCAGACCAACATGGCTGCAGTGGAAAAGCCAGTGACGGATCCACAGCCCACTAATTATCAGGGAAACTTCAGCTTGTCTCTGAGAAACTGTGATGCCAAGAGTGGAGCTACCCTTAAGCTCTTTCTCCATTTTAGCGTGTCTGTGTTCAGGAGTGGATTTCCAGGTAGGAAAATACTTCTCACAATTAACTTGTCAAAATTGACTTCATTATTCAGAGTGAATCTCAGCCCCAGTGGTTGTGTATCTCATCGCCTGGAAAGCTCATGTAACACGTTACTATATAAATGCACTGATTTCCTGAGCGAGGTTTGTGTGATTAATGCTCTTTATCATTTTGACCTGTTCAGATTTGTGCATGGTGGATCTTCAGAGTGCTGAAGGGCTGAGTCTTCAAATAGAGAAGAAGAATCAGGATAACTTCTGTGAGATGGGTGTGAATGCAGTGGTGCAGGAGAAGATTGTAGTGCCAGCAGGCTCCAAAGCTAACCTGACCTTCCTGGACTGCCCTAAGGACAATCTTCTTCTCACAGCCACTAAGACCATCGGTAACTATTAATCTCCTCTTATCTGGCTGAACCAGACGTGAGTGATGCTGGAGATCAAGCCAGATGAGCGAGGAGATGAATgagatgtttaaatgtgttcTGGGCTTTATCTGCTCTGTTGAGAGATTCTCCAGCACAAGTGGCTTTTTGGGCCATATTTAATGACATGTAGCCTGATGTATGGAttctcacacaaacaaaagaaagctgcaagaaaaaaaggatttagTTTATTTCTACAAAGCTAATTTATTTTCCATATTCTAAAAAGTGGTATATAacgaaaaaaaactgttttaatgttttatgtgtaAAGACTTTAATGTGAACCCAAACTTATCGACTCCAAATCATATCATTTACACGTATTACTGCACTTTTATATCCAGGATTTACTTGAGTTTAAATCACTTATTTATGTTTCTGTATGCCTAGTGTTTGGGAAGTATGTTTGGTTCATATAAATGTTGTTCTAAATATggcattaatattaaacatgaaacaaagaaaGCAAACCAACACAATGTACATTACATatttctgtacagctgctttgtgaccattgggtcacggtggcttagtggttagcacgttcgcctcacacctccagggtcgggggttcgattcccacctccgccttgtgtgtgtggagtttgcatgttctccccgtgcctcgggggtttcctcccccggtccaaagacatgcatggtaggttgattggcatctctggaaatttgcccctagtgtgtgtgattgcgtgagtgaatgagagtgtgtgtgtgtgccctgcgatgggttggcacagataggcacaggctcgccgtgacccgagtagttcggataagcggtagaaaatgaatgaatgaatgagttcttAAAGTATCTGACTGCAGCTTCATATTAGTATAATTTGAAGTCCTTGTCCAGGTTATGGTACTCCTCGAATTTATAGCACCATGTTATCTACTAAAGATACTCCATTGTCCTAGTATCCTCTCAATGAACggaataaattaaatagaaataaagagctaaaaaataaagaattaagaATTAATAAACATGAGATCACACAATGCCTAATTATATACAGGTTATATAGACAATTAAAACCCAGATAAAATCAATACATGTTAGCTAATCGTCTAAAAGGACAGTTAACGTTTGGAAGTCTTACTATCTGGTtcgagaggtttttttttttttttttaattgtccgtagtgtgtgtgtgaatgagagtgtgtgtgtgccctacgatgggttggcactccgtccagggtgtatcctgcctcgatgcccgatgacacctgagataggcacaggctccccgtgacccgaggtagctcggataaagcggtagaaaatgaatgaatgttttgtgaCCATTGACTTGAAATTTGCCTTAAAGTCCAGTTTATAAATTCCGATTTttagatatgaggaagaaaacctgagacaaaagggaacctcgtcctcaCGTGGGTGAAAGTGGAGAGTGTTATTTATACATGTAAGCTGTGAAAGCAGGAACTTATTCAATTCTGAGCATCAGAGCCATTTGtgaatttgttttagtttaaaGTCTGTTGTGTTGAAATGATCAACTATGGAGACTTGAGTGTAAAACTCTGTAACTGATGCAGTTTTAAGGATGTAGTAAATCTTCAATCAAACTAAAGTGAAGTTATTATTAAGGCCCAGAATGTTGCAGTGATGTGTTTATATGATGTAGGTTTAAATCCTGCCTCACACTGTCTCTTGTCCCCTTTCATCTTCAGGGTGCATGAGTTTGTCTTCATGTCCAATAGCCGGGACTCTCCTCACCATCCCTGTGTTAGACTCGTGCCTGTCTCCGTCCCTCAGCCAGGTCAGGTGGGTTTTGAATGTTCCTGAGCAGGGCAGTGTGGAGCTGAGCTCACCGCAGGGCAGCCTGTATCAGTCAGTGCCTGGAGTGCAGGAGTGTGACGGCCTGCTGTCTGCGCTGGTCTCTGCAGCCGACGGTGCCGACCTTGGCCGTTTCTGCTCTGTTAGCAAAGGCATCATTCAGAAAGTTCAGATCTCCTCCAACATCACAGTTACTGCCTCTGCAGATGGAGATAAGGACCTCAGACAAGAGAAAGCTCCCATCCTCAATGTGTCCTTTAGTTCAGAGGTCACAGGTAGGCTTGAGCTCACTGATCTTCTGGTTTGATCTGATTTACTCTCTTTATAATGCCTCACTCTTTCCTCAGACACTTTTATCTACACCGTCTCTCCACTTATCTCAACCCCTGCCTTCCTCATGACACCCAACTGGCCCGGGGCGATGAAGCCCGACTCCACCATGTCATGGATCGTAAATGTTCCAGAGGAGTACGGTGCTCAGTTGTACTTCAGCAACGTCAGCTTACCAGTGTGTCGTAATAATCATGCTGAAATTAAAATCCAGGAACAAGGCTCAACTGTGGAGACCGGCTTCAGGGAGGACAAGCAGTTGGTTCTTGAACACAACATGCTTAGAAGCTTCAGCCTTAACATGTCCAACTGTGAACCTGAGGAAGGCAAATTTGCCATTCTCAGTAAGATCTCGTTGCAGAAGAAGCCTGGTAAGATTTTATAATTGAgatcttcctgtctgtctgagaTTTACTGAATGAAGCTGGTGGAGGTTGACGCTGATGAGCATCAGTACATATCaacactttgtttgtttgtttgtttgtttatcttctaGGAAACCTGATCAACATCATTTTGGGTGTGGTTGGAGCTCTGCTGGTTCTCCTCGTCATCCTTCTTACTGTAGTCTGTCTGTTAGTAAGGTAGGTCACAGCTGCTCTTCATTCTCCTATACATTCTTTTACAATGTTGATGTACAAGACAACATTGGGCTTTATTTCTcagacttaaaataaaaatactgccTGTCTGATTTTGGAAGCATCATTTGCTTCATACACACGTGTCCAATGAAAGCTTAATCACCTGCATATTAGCAGGTGTGTGCACACGCATCTGATTCGAGTTTGGTGGCGTCCAGAACGCCATGAAAAGGCTCAACAAAAACACGTTATTCTCTCACACTAGTGCGTCCTTCCCAGTTCCCTGTAGGGAGCCGATGATGGCAGGCATCAGAAAATGAaatctgtaaatgtttacattagtGACACGACACACTCGGGAGCACGAGTACATGCTGGAAGTTTTAATGAATTACATTTCTCGTGTTAATGGGAAccttttacaaaataaatcctAGTAAACGGTTGTGCATTAAGGATATAAAACTCAGTGTTTTTTCTCTGTGCTCCAGTATCACCTGACTCGTGTTTGTACAGATTCACCACTCATCAGATCTGCTGTCTGTTTTATCAACAGGAAAAAGAAACGGAAATCCAACCGGTCCTCCATCTGCATTCCCAAAGGGGTCGCTTCTCTTCCTGGTGACGCCACTTTCCCAAAAACGCGAGCCGACAACGAGTCTCACGTGTACACCTCCATCGACGAGACCATGATGTACGGGCATCTTCTGCAGCAGGACGGAAGCGGCCCCGGACACTTCAATGGACATCAAGTGGACGGTTATCACGCCTTCACCGGCCCCATGGACAAGACCATTAAGGATCCTGGATTTGAGCAGAATGTGGAGCGAGGACCTGATAA
Proteins encoded in this region:
- the cdcp1b gene encoding CUB domain-containing protein 1, with amino-acid sequence MCWLPFGLLLVLTAHTAEGNPVTVTTNSYTKVTISRPAEGPNCTVCSSQTCATKQVIALSQTTQVNFTCSRPQDIFTIEINRDFDCSKTCSYDSIQADWSTFQDFNRIFTWDMKVEASKSFQLEFPASGMRQIQSSEECADKQVYSLLMYSRDGPVNLGKFCQNGTITRMQVVWKGRLTLEVGKGTTPSSFAIKYSEAVDSAVAIDAVLPRGLSSTDFLSASGIPKDYTVKWNFVLPLKHNFTVDFVKYIQPECQSKQVKVIYQQTNMAAVEKPVTDPQPTNYQGNFSLSLRNCDAKSGATLKLFLHFSVSVFRSGFPDLCMVDLQSAEGLSLQIEKKNQDNFCEMGVNAVVQEKIVVPAGSKANLTFLDCPKDNLLLTATKTIGCMSLSSCPIAGTLLTIPVLDSCLSPSLSQVRWVLNVPEQGSVELSSPQGSLYQSVPGVQECDGLLSALVSAADGADLGRFCSVSKGIIQKVQISSNITVTASADGDKDLRQEKAPILNVSFSSEVTDTFIYTVSPLISTPAFLMTPNWPGAMKPDSTMSWIVNVPEEYGAQLYFSNVSLPVCRNNHAEIKIQEQGSTVETGFREDKQLVLEHNMLRSFSLNMSNCEPEEGKFAILSKISLQKKPGNLINIILGVVGALLVLLVILLTVVCLLVRKKKRKSNRSSICIPKGVASLPGDATFPKTRADNESHVYTSIDETMMYGHLLQQDGSGPGHFNGHQVDGYHAFTGPMDKTIKDPGFEQNVERGPDKDSFRAFLPPSESFIPRPHTPLRHLDSLDYEDRRMVDKVLYTFKAPGEANPIRLSAVEPELLPKPEPEDFSEPEQFDQEYDEAM